A window of Rhododendron vialii isolate Sample 1 chromosome 11a, ASM3025357v1 genomic DNA:
GACAACTATTAACGGTCAGAAATGTTTATTAGCagtcaaaaattaaaaacatatctcaaccgttgattgcCGAATTGGATGGCTGAGATCGCGCATCTCTCGTGAAGGGCTTGTTCACGGAACCTCCGTGAATAAGACAATCTCTTCTCAgttactgtaaaaaaaaaatgttgtctTTAAGCTTGAAAGATTCCACTTGTTTGTAGCAAGCACCCCTCTCTTTTTTGCATATCAACTGGTTCTTAATAAGTATGTTGGTTATCACTCTTTGCTGCAGCACCACATCCCTCTCACATGGGGAAACGAGTGCGGCAATCCTCCTCCGACCCTAACCACCAGGTGAACCCTGTTTAGCGGACTTTCATTTCACATTTAACAATCCCTAGGCACACTGGTATAAGATATTAAATTATGAGAATAACACAATGCTTGATATGCATTGAGGTCTGTTTGGTGGGGTCATGCTGAAAATAGGGGACTTTGAATTATTTCATTTATTTCGTTGGACTAATTCACCCTATTTTTGTGGTTGATTGTTGGTAGAGGGATGGTGAGCATTTGGAGGATCGAATAAGCCAGCTGCCGGATGGAATTCTTGCCCACATTTTATCTCTCCTGGAACTTAGAGAAGCAGGAAGAAGCAGTGTGCTTTCACATAGATGGAGGGATTTGTGGAAATTCACCACCAGTTTGAATTTTATCAAGTTGGTTGGAATGCTAGCCACGAGGGAACTTACTCTCAAAAACCTGAGGTTGGAGCTCAAGGGCGCTGAGAAAAAAAGCTCCGCTGCAAAAATTGCTTTATCACAGTTCCGGGGACCCTTCAAGGTAGTTGGTTCGGTGTTTACAAAGGATGAGTACGCCAAAGTTGGTATGCAACTTCATAGTCTGGTCTGTAAAGCGACTGAAGCTGATGAGAAATTGAAGGTGCTCAAGGAGTCGATTGCTTCGGAGGAAGCAAAACAAACTaaggaaaagtttgaaatttggaaGGAGGAGACTGCTCGCAAAGCGGCTCGTAGTGTAGCTGTTTCAAATGCTTCGTATGCCAAGTTCCTTTAATGCACGGCAAATTACTAAAATTGGATTATAGCGTTATTGGTTTTGCTGTTGTTTCTGTCTTGTACGCTGACCTGGTATTCTAGCTCATTTCGATATCTGGCAAACCTTTGTTAGTTAAGATGCCAGACTTCATTTTGAAGTTTGGTTCCCTGTATCGGTTGGACCAAGAATCTTCTTGGTTCCTTTTGTATTGGCAATTGTAATGGCGACGCTTCcttcttggatatttttaattttctagtaGTATTTATATATGTTAGATAAGTTGTCCTTTTTGGAAGCTGGGTTCTTGAACATCATGATGTGAACTTTTccaaaagtttaacttttcatAACTTCTTGTTTATGTACAGAAGTCAAGTACGGGTACTGTGTATGTCTCCTAAGGGATGAGCTCACAGTATCGTGTATCATACCTCCATGACTTCGCTCATCCCAAAAATAATTGCTGGTAAGGTAAGTGTACAGGAAAATATCTGCGTTCAAGGAAACTATTGATGCATAGCATGCAAataatgaaaagggaaaatctGATTATTTTGTAACTTTACTTAGTGTTGTGTCAGTATAAACCTATGCATAAAATTTTTTTAAGGTCAGAAGAAATTTGTCCAGTGCCCCGTAAATGAGTGCTAGCGAGAGCTAATATATTGCTATGTCTTGTAGTCTTGAGATGCGAATTAGATGAATCCAACACCCAATGCTTGTTCTTAGCCTACCTAGACTAGCACTGTGTGAGGAGACAGGGTTTTATGGTTAGCATAAAACTCACCGGATTTAATGGGAAGTGGGCAGCGTGGGAATCTTtggggcactgaataatctaTTGGATTTAACACATTCAGCCGCACAATAGCAGATGAGTTTGAACAAGACATGGTAGTTTCAGTTT
This region includes:
- the LOC131306415 gene encoding uncharacterized protein LOC131306415 isoform X1; the encoded protein is MGKRVRQSSSDPNHQRDGEHLEDRISQLPDGILAHILSLLELREAGRSSVLSHRWRDLWKFTTSLNFIKLVGMLATRELTLKNLRLELKGAEKKSSAAKIALSQFRGPFKVVGSVFTKDEYAKVGMQLHSLVCKATEADEKLKVLKESIASEEAKQTKEKFEIWKEETARKAARSVAVSNASMKWVELKMGQLGVLDNPNHKITALLDHSAMITVHSDARGTFDCKPLVVIWAQYPEIHLRAVLKASRLQEHHHACLMISEEIS
- the LOC131306415 gene encoding uncharacterized protein LOC131306415 isoform X2; translation: MGKRVRQSSSDPNHQRDGEHLEDRISQLPDGILAHILSLLELREAGRSSVLSHRWRDLWKFTTSLNFIKLVGMLATRELTLKNLRLELKGAEKKSSAAKIALSQFRGPFKVVGSVFTKDEYAKVGMQLHSLVCKATEADEKLKVLKESIASEEAKQTKEKFEIWKEETARKAARSVAVSNASMKWVELKMGQLGVLDNPNHKITALLDHSAMITVHSDARGTFDCKPLVVIWAQYPEY